The Tripterygium wilfordii isolate XIE 37 chromosome 23, ASM1340144v1, whole genome shotgun sequence genomic sequence CTGTTTCTTTTTGACATTGAACTTGGGGGACTAGGTTTCAGTTCCTCTGTCTTGACTTTGTAATGCAGATGGTTGTTGGTTGTTGACTAAGATAAGCTAAACAAAACATATTATCCACATCTTATTGAGCTGGATAGTGCTTCAGTCTCTCACTTTTCCTtggaatatttttgtttttgtaaaagTTATCCTCCTCCTTTGTTAAATTTATCTGATCTGGGAATAATGTTTGTCATATCTGACTCTAGTCTTTGATGTCCTTGTGTTAATCCAATTGTTGCCTCGAGTGAATCTGAGCCATGTCTTTACTTTGCTGATTACTGCAGTCGACACACATGGCTTCTCAGCAGATTACAGAAGAAGCAGTATACCTATGTACTGGAAACCCATTGCCCAAAGACATAGAGCAAATATCTTACTGGCTTCTGAACGAATCATTTTCAGAGAGTTTCAAGCGTATATATTTACCCTGatcattttttgtttgattgttgctGTTCATTATACTGATTTCCTTCATAATACTTATTCCGTTTTTGATGAACTCAGGAACCTCAGAAATCAAGGCAAGGAAAGGATTGGCCTTGGTAGATATAGTGAGAGAAGTGACAATGTAAGTGCTATGCACAGTTAAGATGTCTTCTTCACAAAAGTTTTGTTGTTTAATATTAACTCTGTTGCCTTTATGTGACaggtttgtttttaaaattaagATGCCGTCAAATGTTCGAGTTCAGTTGATCAATGATTTGGCTGACATAGAGTATGTGTCTATCTGTTGCTCTACTTTTTATCCTTTTTATGATTACATGAATAGCTTGGCCATAGTCTTCAAAATCATATGTGATAAAGGAACTTAAGTAACAGGTGCATGATAATCTTACCGTAGATGGACACATATACAAGTGAGAAGAAAATTTAGTAACTTTTGATTTGtaatatgttttttcttttcttttctttggtgGGGTGGCGGGGTGGGGAATCAAACCTTTCACCTTGTACAATGTAAAGGAGCGATTACTAACCATTGGGAACGCCCAGCCCCGGATCACTAATTCGTAGATCTCCAACATGATCTAGTTGATAAAAGGATTATTTTTATTCTGCTTTAAAATTtcagggtgttttttttttttttttttttggctgtgtGTCCTTTTGTTCTTCCTTATTTGAGAATTCTATTACAAGTATTATTAGCAAAGAAGCTTTAATTTGGATTACGGTCTGCTATCTGGACTCGGCTTTGAGTGGAAACATGCCCTATCTGCGCACCAGCATAACACTTTTATGTTGTGCAGGTATAGGTTGAGTCTTGGGTGCAATGATAAGCTGCAGCTTGGATCACTTATTGCATCTTTTACACAAGCCCGGTCTGCCCTAGTCGCGGCTGCAAAGTCGTAACAATGTAACATTTGCTCAAAATGTCGGTACTGATAAACGCTCTTAGTGATTCAAAGTAGATAAACTTCACAATGGTGTCTTCTATTTCTCGTATGGGAATTAGATATTCGGTTTATGTATGCCTCATGTCTTGTTTAGTGCAGGTCAATTTTCCAACTTATTCTGGTTAGAATCAAATGTTATTTTGTGGGATAAACTCAGGTGGGAAGTTCGAGAGGGAAAAGTTaagaaaatgtatttttttctcTACATAAATAAGAAAACAATTATAATTTTTCAGGTCCCTGGGCCTTTTCCATTTTAAATCCACAATACTTATCTGAATGGCCCAGACCAGCCCGGCCCATCTCATTATGCGTACAGAGCTTGAAGCCCGTTAGGAAGCCCAGGCCGAGAAAGGGAGTTCGAGTGTCGTTCacggtcaaaactcaaaaggctACGCGGGTTATCCACACCTTCAACCACCATCAACTGGATTCCGTCGTACTCAGAATCGATTCAGATAAGGAGACATGGCATCGATAGTTTTTAATACGCCCTGTGATTTCGCGGCAATCAACTCTTTAGATTGCAAGAGGTTCTATGGCCTCAGACCTGTTGGACCTTTACCGACTGTAGTCGATGTAAAATTAAGTGGCATTTTGGGGATTCAAGCAATGGCGGCGCGTGGTCGTCAATCACGGCGAATTTTTGCGGTGAGAGCTAGCGATTCGCGCGATGCAGTGACGAAGAAGATAGGATTGAGTGATGCCGAATGTGAGGCTGCCGTTGTGGCTGGTAACGTGCCTGAAGCACCGCCTGTGCCGCCGAAGCCAGCTGCCCCAGCTGGAACACCTGAGGTCCCTTCACTTGTGAGTTTATTGTGCTTTccttttaattgaaatgacgGAATCTAATTTGACTCTGGTAATTGTTGCGTTCTAGCCACTTTTATCTGCATTTGGAAATTAGAGATCTTTATGTTTACCTGTTGAATTTAGCACTGGCAATCATCAGCTTGACTGCCAAATCTTggttttattgttctttatCATATGTTTTATGTGTATTTGTTGAGGTGTTTAAGCTCCAGGGCTCTTAAGTTGATTTGTTATCGAATTATTTTGTTGGTACTGGTGCATTCTCATTGTTAGTTTGCTTTCTGATGTTGGATATTATCAGCCACTAAGTCGGCGCCCCCGACGTAATCGCAAGTCACCTGCAATGAGAGCATCATTCCAGGAAACTAATTTATCACCTGCAAATTTTGTCTATCCACTTTTCATTCATGAAGGTGGGTATTGTTATTGTTAGGGTCATTTCTCATGCATCTCTCTTCTTTATGATTCCTATTATCTAGAAATTCTCTCACTGTCTCCGTTGTTAGTTTGTACGTACTGCCTTAATTTACGTGATAAAAGATATTTTCTATGACTTGTGACTTTGTAGGTCAAGAAGATACACCTATTGGAGCTATGCCTGGATGTTATCGGCTGGGGTGGAGGCATGGGCTTGTTGAAGAGGTGAGTTGGATCTACTCAACATATGTGTCATCCATTGATTAAGTTACTTGCAATTAAGcttttatttatcaaaaaggTTCAGAGACTCTGCAGTCTGCATCAGGTAGCTGGTAGTCTTGAACTCGATGAACATAAAATGTTGCGAAGTAGTGTTTCTCCACTCAATCATTATGGTGTTTCTAGAAGCTTAATATTTGATCATTATGATGTTTCTCCACTCAACCATCTCAGAGTGTGAATTGATTTCTGTAGGAAGTGATTTTGACATAACTTCTTTGACAAGGGTTTTCGTATGTGGTGTTGGGTCTTTTCAATGGTTTACTTGGGACTTCAAATTGCGGGAAGGTTTAATGTGCATATATGGAAGCCATTGTGGAGGGTTTCAAGAATCAAGAGAAGAGCGGCAAGATAGAAAAGTTTTAGAAAGTACCCTTTCAAATGTACTCATAAGCTACAAGTCACTTTTCCATTGTCGGTTGAGGTAATTAAAAGTTTGGAGAATGTCTGAAATGGATTTCTATGGGGTTATTTAATGCTGAACGGCGATGAGAGTCGGCAAAATTAAGTTTGTTGAACACCCTTTAGCTGTTGAGGTGTTGAAGCTTTTAACTCAGCTGTTTCTGGGATAATGAATTGGTATGAGTTTAATGTATGGAGATGGGACTTGGAAGAATGGAAGTTTGTGAAGCAACCTTGGATTGTCGCATAGAGGAGGTTGAGGTGTTGAATCTGTAAAGCTTTTAACTAAACTGGTTCTTGGATGAGGAATGGAAATGGTATGAGTTGAGTCTCTTGAAAACTCAATATTTGGAACTTTGTGCAATGGCTGGAAAGAAGGATTGCATACTGCAGCATCCTATTTAAAGATTTTAACATTCcctatacaaatataaaatccTTTTAGCATACTGCAGAATAATTTGGATATGTTTTTCCCATGCAGGTTGCAAAGGCTAGGGATGTTGGTGTCAACAGTGTGGTACTCTTCCCAAAAGTTCCAGATGCTTTGAAGGTGTTTGATCTGCATCAAAATCTACTCTTCCCTTTCCTAGGATGATGTCATGtgatttgttttggtttgttAGTCTCCCACAGGAGATGAAGCGTATAATGACAATGGATTAGTCCCTCGAGCGATACAGCTGCTCAAGGACAAATATCCTGATCTTGTAAGTCCAACAATTACTATTTAAATTGCTTGCCTTTGAGAGAAAGGGTCCCATTGTGGAAATGTGACTTATTTTGTaatcttcaatttctctttCGATAGGTTATCTACACCGACGTTGCTTTGGATCCATATTCCTCTGATGGGCATGATGGTATTGTGAGAGAAGATGGTAAGTTAAGCAAGTTCTACTTCTTTTTATCATGTTTAAACTTCAAAGAAAAGTATGGTAAATCATTCTATTATTGGGCAAATGTTCTTTGTACCCGTAAACATGTGTGCTCTGTGATCCAAGATCGTGAGGATAATTTGTTACATgaaaatttacattctaatattaatttaggtttatttcatttcattgtCAAATAGTTGCTCTTAAGTCATATAGGTGGTTTTAGCAGGGGGTTTCCCACAGTAGAAGCTTCCTGGGGTTGATGATGTTAAATGACGTGGGTAAATTACTGGTCAGGTGTTAAAATTATAATCAGCCAAAGAAAAACTAGAAGATGAAATATCTCGCTTCGAAAAACAGAGGTTGGCCACATCAACTTAGATGGCCAAATTTAAGACTTGTAGCTGGAATGAGTTTTATCATTGGGCTAAGAAAATAAGTGTGCTTGCTTGTTCAAAATTATAGCATAACGACGCTGaagcaccatttttttttcttcaggaTACTGCATAATCTGAACTTTGCGAAAAAATCGCATTTCTCACTGAATTCCATTCCTTATGTTGTCCTACAGGAGTCATAATGAATGATGAGACAGTTCATCAATTATGTAAACAAGCTGTTTCTCAGGTAATTATGCATTTCCACAATTAAAATTCACAACTTCCCCCAGATCAGATACTTGAATTGGATTCTGAATATATTATCGTAAGGTTAACAGGGTTTGCTGACCTCCACTTGGCTAGTATTTCTTGGTTTCTTCTCCTCTATCCCTAGTCGGTGGGGGAGGGGGTTAAAAAAGAAATGAGGGGGTATAGTTGTTTTCACTAGGTTAgcaaattatatcaaatttcaatagTGGTCAAACACTGGGGAGATGATATCTTGCACCTTTAATCAACAAATATTTGTGCAttggtgtgtgtgttttttcaGATATGCGACGTTTTCGTTTTCATCAAGTCTTTGATCTTACTGGTTTTTTATGGTTGATGGTGTTACTTTCATGACAGGCACGAGCTGGTGCAGATGTTGTTAGTCCTAGTGACATGATGGATGGTCGAGTAGGAGCAATTCGGGCTGCTCTTGATGCTGCAGGTTTTCAGCATGTTTCCATCATGTCCTATACGGCCAAGTAAGTtgattaatttcaaaattttctccaCTATGTTCTATATGTTGTGGGTATAGAGAGGGCGAGAGGGAGGGAGTGAAACACAGAGCAGACTCCTTGAAGTCTTAACGTCCCATTATGCTCTTATGATCATTCTTTACTCGCAGAGTCTTCTAATGTCTCATTATGCTCTGTTCATTTAGTGAGATATGAGTCCAGTAAATATTGCATTGGCTTATTAGTTTGATGTGAGTCATGGCTGTATCCTCCGAACTTGATGAATATTTAACTCCATTTCACacgcgctctctctctctctctctctctctctctctctctctctcactgtcGGAtccattattttatttgttaagAGACTAAATTTCTGTTGGATAATTCAGGTCGTCTCCGAATCTCCGATTCATGTCCCGACACTCCCTTCTAATTTACAACTTTTTTCATATACTTCCCCATGTACAACTTTTCATATCACCCCATGCACTACCCTATCTAGCGTATTTCTTGACTGAATTGTATATATGCCATTGTTGGGATCTCAATACTTGCTAGTGTTGATAGATGCCAATTGCGAAGTCATTTTTCTGGGTCGGGGCAATGTGATAGCATTTAACATGCCAGCCtgtcttttattttatgaacaggtatgcAAGTGCATTTTATGGTCCATTTCGAGAAGCATTGGACTCAAACCCACGCTTTGGAGACAAAAAAACGTAAATCGTTAGTTAAATTTTGAATCTTTGGTTAATGTTTCTTAACATGTTTGCCTTTGGGCATTAACTTGGCTTGGTAAACAACAGTTATCAGATGAACCCCGCAAACTACAGAGAAGCACTGGTTGAGGCCCATGAAGATGAATCTGAAGGAGCTGATATCATTTTGGTTGGTGTTGCTTTTCTTGGAATTTTATGCCATTGTTGTCAACAATTGAACCTCTCATGCTTTACTTGGTCAACAGGTCAAACCTGGTCTTCCTTATTTGGATATCATAAGGCTTCTCAGGGATAAATCTCCTTTGCCAATTGCTGCATATCAGGTACTCTCCAAAATCATGCTATTTATCCTATGCTAC encodes the following:
- the LOC119993119 gene encoding delta-aminolevulinic acid dehydratase 1, chloroplastic-like isoform X2; the protein is MASIVFNTPCDFAAINSLDCKRFYGLRPVGPLPTVVDVKLSGILGIQAMAARGRQSRRIFAVRASDSRDAVTKKIGLSDAECEAAVVAGNVPEAPPVPPKPAAPAGTPEVPSLPLSRRPRRNRKSPAMRASFQETNLSPANFVYPLFIHEGQEDTPIGAMPGCYRLGWRHGLVEEVAKARDVGVNSVVLFPKVPDALKSPTGDEAYNDNGLVPRAIQLLKDKYPDLVIYTDVALDPYSSDGHDGIVREDGVIMNDETVHQLCKQAVSQARAGADVVSPSDMMDGRVGAIRAALDAAGFQHVSIMSYTAKYASAFYGPFREALDSNPRFGDKKTYQMNPANYREALVEAHEDESEGADIILVKPGLPYLDIIRLLRDKSPLPIAAYQANTP
- the LOC119993119 gene encoding delta-aminolevulinic acid dehydratase, chloroplastic-like isoform X1, producing MASIVFNTPCDFAAINSLDCKRFYGLRPVGPLPTVVDVKLSGILGIQAMAARGRQSRRIFAVRASDSRDAVTKKIGLSDAECEAAVVAGNVPEAPPVPPKPAAPAGTPEVPSLPLSRRPRRNRKSPAMRASFQETNLSPANFVYPLFIHEGQEDTPIGAMPGCYRLGWRHGLVEEVAKARDVGVNSVVLFPKVPDALKSPTGDEAYNDNGLVPRAIQLLKDKYPDLVIYTDVALDPYSSDGHDGIVREDGVIMNDETVHQLCKQAVSQARAGADVVSPSDMMDGRVGAIRAALDAAGFQHVSIMSYTAKYASAFYGPFREALDSNPRFGDKKTYQMNPANYREALVEAHEDESEGADIILVKPGLPYLDIIRLLRDKSPLPIAAYQVSGEYSMIKAGGALKMIDEERVMMESLMCLRRAGADIILTYFALQAGRCLCGEKR